In Cydia fagiglandana chromosome 9, ilCydFagi1.1, whole genome shotgun sequence, a single window of DNA contains:
- the LOC134667114 gene encoding cuticle protein 7-like: protein MIAKLLVAVMALAAAAAVPVYAPLGHGLAPALAPAYAPAYAPAIAPAIAPAYAPAIAHAPIIRAEPVDPNPAYSFSYGVADPSTGDQKNAAETLQNGVVHGSYSLVEPDGHVRKVTYTADKVNGFNAVVERTGAAAHAAPVAVAHAPVALAPAPVAVAAPAARYTLPAIAHPWG from the exons ATGATCGCTAAG TTGTTGGTGGCGGTGATGgcgctggcggcggcggcggcggtgccGGTGTACGCGCCGCTCGGACACGGCCTCGCGCCCGCTCTCGCTCCCGCCTATGCGCCCGCTTATGCGCCCGCCATCGCGCCCGCTATCGCTCCCGCCTATGCGCCCGCCATCGCGCATGCGCCG ATAATTCGCGCGGAGCCAGTAGACCCCAACCCAGCGTACAGCTTCTCGTACGGCGTGGCGGACCCGTCGACGGGCGACCAGAAGAACGCCGCCGAGACGCTGCAGAACGGCGTCGTGCACGGCTCGTACAGCCTCGTGGAGCCCGACGGACATGTCCGGAAGGTTACGTACACGGCCGACAAGGTGAACGGGTTCAATGCTGTTGTGGAGAGGACTGGCGCTGCTGCTCATGCG GCGCCCGTGGCGGTAGCGCACGCGCCGGTGGCGCTGGCGCCCGCGCCGGTGGCCGtggccgcccccgccgcccgcTACACGCTCCCCGCCATCGCCCACCCCTGGGGCTAA